DNA from Paraphotobacterium marinum:
CAATTCAGAAACAGTTAAAGCTCCTGAACGACAAATAGCTAAGTCAGCCCATTTGTATGCTTGTGACACATCATCTATAAAATCTACAACGTTTGCTTTTTGGTTAATATAATTTTTTTGGTTGATTCTGATTGATTTTTACCTGATTGATGCAATATATTAAATTCTTGTAACTGATCAAGTGTTCTTGAAACCCTTTCGTTCATGACTCTAGCTCCCTGACTGCCTCCCATTACCAAAATATTAAGAGGTCGATCTTTATCATCATCAATGCCAATAGAAAAATCAGCATTGATAATTTCAGTTCGTATTGGATTGCCTACAGTAACAGCATTTTTAATCGTGCCTGGAAAAGCTTGTAAAATAACATTAGATATTTTAGCTAACAATTTGTTAGTAATGCCGGCAACTGCATTTGATTCATGAATAACCAAAGGAATATTTAATGTTTTTGCCGCAACGCCTCCTGGACCAGTCACAAAACCACCCATGCCCAAAGCAATGTCAGGTTTAAATTTTTTTATGATTTTTCGAGCTTGAAAAGTAGCTCTCAAAATCATGAAAGGTGCTTGAATTAACTTTTTGAATCCATTCCCCTTTATGCCATCTACCTTAATAAATTTAATATTATAACCATATTGAGGTACGATTGATGATTCCATTCGATTTTGGGTGCCTAACCATAAAATTTCCCACCCAATTTTAGATAATTCATCAGCTATTACAAGTGCGGGAAATATATGTCCGCCCGTTCCACCAGCCATAATTAATATTTTTTTCTTATTCATATCTTAACCATGCACCTTAAAATTTACTCTTCTTTCATGGTCAATCCTAATGAGCATAGCAATAGCTACAGACATAATAATTAAGCTTGACCCACCGTAGCTAATTAACGGTAAAGTTAGTCCTTTGGGCGGAATCATACCAGCTGCTGCACCGATATTTACTAAAGTTTGAAAGGCAAACCAAAAACCAATACCAAAAGACAAATATCCATTAAAAAGCATATTTTTATCTAGAGACTTTTTACCAATGTAAATAGCTTTCATAACAAGAGTTAGTAATAAGATTAAGACTATAAGTACGCCGACAAATCCCATCTCTTCACCTAAAATAGACATAATGAAGTCCGTGTGTGCTTCAGGTAAATATTGTAATTTAATTACGGAATTACCTAACCCTTGCCCAAACCATCCACCTCGACCAAAAGCCATTAGTGACTGTGTTAATTGATAACCACTTCCAAAGGGATCTGCCCATGGATCCATAAAAGCAGTAACCCGCTCCATCCTGTAAGGCTCCAATAATACTAATGAAATAACCGATAAAACTGCAACA
Protein-coding regions in this window:
- a CDS encoding UDP-N-acetylglucosamine--N-acetylmuramyl-(pentapeptide) pyrophosphoryl-undecaprenol N-acetylglucosamine transferase, which gives rise to MNKKKILIMAGGTGGHIFPALVIADELSKIGWEILWLGTQNRMESSIVPQYGYNIKFIKVDGIKGNGFKKLIQAPFMILRATFQARKIIKKFKPDIALGMGGFVTGPGGVAAKTLNIPLVIHESNAVAGITNKLLAKISNVILQAFPGTIKNAVTVGNPIRTEIINADFSIGIDDDKDRPLNILVMGGSQGARVMNERVSRTLDQLQEFNILHQSGKNQSESTKKIILTKKQTL